Proteins from one Gimesia maris genomic window:
- a CDS encoding sensor histidine kinase, translating into MRWPLRYQILIPMVSIMVCAIVAVTLLHAWLATNQIKLQIRDQFRQIAYTLNEATFPLTDAVLNQTKGLSGADFVLVDQNDAVLSSTRPDFVPAAVNQNPPDWNQLQISDVMETGDAGFFHAVVQVQQRSRTDVVRYLHIYYPVKAYREALSNAIYPSLLAGSIALIVVAMLATVIAGRVTRPLQRLDRKVAQIARGDFNPMVLPARNDEIRDLSISINQMAELLGDYEDEVKRSERLKTLGQLRGAIAHQLRNAVTGCRIALDLYLRKCADSEQDETLQVANRQLCMIEQYLQSFLENKAGHFSSFAPVCLNEIVEKLMSLLEPTARHGGVRLINESVEESLTVEGDAESLEQLVSNLVLNAIEATLAVKTGSDSQSPSEAEVRLKLFPSGSESVTLEVTDTGPGPESAVVNKMFEPLVTAKKDGTGLGLFVAREIVQNHHGRLRWERRGQHTCFIVELPVHQVENARVEITNC; encoded by the coding sequence ATGCGCTGGCCTTTGCGGTACCAGATTCTGATTCCGATGGTGAGCATTATGGTCTGTGCCATTGTGGCGGTGACGTTATTGCATGCCTGGCTGGCCACCAATCAGATTAAACTGCAGATCAGGGATCAGTTTCGTCAAATTGCTTATACTCTGAATGAGGCGACGTTTCCGTTAACCGATGCCGTACTGAACCAGACCAAAGGCTTATCGGGAGCTGACTTTGTACTGGTGGATCAGAACGACGCGGTGCTCTCTTCAACGCGACCTGATTTTGTGCCTGCGGCTGTGAATCAGAATCCGCCTGACTGGAACCAGTTACAGATCTCGGATGTGATGGAAACCGGGGATGCCGGTTTTTTTCATGCAGTCGTCCAGGTTCAGCAGCGGTCGCGGACGGATGTTGTACGATATTTACACATTTACTACCCGGTCAAAGCGTATCGGGAAGCATTGTCGAATGCCATTTACCCTTCTTTACTGGCAGGCAGTATTGCGCTGATTGTGGTGGCAATGCTGGCGACAGTGATTGCCGGTCGAGTTACGCGGCCTTTGCAGCGGCTTGATCGCAAGGTCGCACAGATTGCCCGTGGTGATTTTAATCCCATGGTCCTGCCAGCACGAAACGATGAAATTCGTGATCTGAGTATATCCATTAATCAGATGGCGGAACTTCTGGGTGATTATGAAGACGAAGTCAAGCGGAGTGAGCGGCTGAAAACACTGGGGCAGTTGCGGGGGGCGATTGCGCATCAACTGCGGAATGCGGTGACCGGCTGCCGGATCGCGCTGGATCTGTATCTGCGTAAATGTGCCGACAGTGAGCAGGATGAAACATTACAGGTCGCCAATCGTCAACTCTGTATGATCGAACAATACCTGCAGAGTTTTCTGGAAAACAAAGCCGGACATTTTTCCAGTTTTGCACCAGTGTGTCTGAATGAGATTGTTGAGAAGCTGATGAGTCTGCTGGAACCAACGGCACGTCATGGAGGAGTCAGGCTCATTAATGAATCAGTTGAAGAATCATTGACTGTCGAGGGGGATGCGGAATCGCTGGAGCAGTTGGTGTCCAACCTGGTACTGAATGCCATCGAAGCAACATTGGCCGTTAAAACAGGGTCTGATTCCCAAAGTCCCTCAGAAGCAGAAGTCAGGTTGAAGCTGTTCCCAAGTGGTTCGGAGTCTGTTACTTTGGAGGTGACAGATACCGGACCGGGGCCTGAGTCTGCAGTTGTTAATAAAATGTTTGAACCTCTGGTGACAGCAAAAAAGGACGGGACCGGGCTGGGCCTGTTTGTCGCCCGGGAAATCGTGCAGAATCATCACGGGCGGCTGCGCTGGGAGCGTCGAGGTCAACATACCTGTTTTATCGTAGAGTTACCTGTCCATCAGGTGGAGAACGCGCGTGTCGAAATTACTAATTGTTGA
- a CDS encoding sigma-54-dependent transcriptional regulator produces the protein MSKLLIVDDEESICWGLSQLGESLGHQVRMASSAEQALTFAEEERPDVVVMDVRLPGIDGLTAMQGLYDRIGTVPVIVITAYGDLQTAVEAVRKGAFDYIVKPFDLNQMERVLEKAIDESQRDVLMPGEPKQVEGLVGSTPEMQNVFKSIALVAGSEASVLLSGESGTGKELAAQAIHRFSDRSEGPFVAVNIASLSEGLAESELFGHAQGAFTSADSARVGFLEQADQGTLFLDEVADIPLAIQIKLLRALEEGEVLPVGSNQRVKTSFRVIAATHRNLESLIKQGKFRHDLYFRLCTFQIDIPPLRKRVTDIRVLAEFFLERFVDRQTGMQHRLTAETVAELERRPWYGNVRELRNAIEHAALRARGGTILPEDLPAAVSQSFLGMGEAPAGSEAEISMLLKQWAEAQLTDPEQAANVYEQLLALIEPPVMEVALEKFHGQCAPAARCLGLHRTTLSKKLKQYGIENS, from the coding sequence GTGTCGAAATTACTAATTGTTGATGATGAAGAGTCGATCTGCTGGGGGCTGAGCCAACTGGGTGAGAGCCTTGGTCATCAGGTGCGAATGGCTTCGTCAGCAGAACAGGCGTTGACCTTTGCAGAAGAGGAACGTCCGGATGTGGTGGTGATGGACGTGCGGCTGCCTGGGATCGACGGGTTAACGGCAATGCAGGGGCTCTATGATCGTATCGGAACTGTTCCGGTGATTGTGATTACCGCTTATGGTGATTTACAGACCGCAGTGGAAGCAGTTCGTAAAGGAGCATTTGACTATATCGTCAAGCCATTCGATCTGAATCAGATGGAGCGCGTGTTAGAGAAAGCCATTGATGAGTCGCAGCGTGATGTTCTGATGCCCGGCGAACCGAAGCAGGTGGAGGGGCTGGTGGGTTCGACACCGGAGATGCAGAACGTCTTCAAGTCGATTGCGCTGGTGGCGGGCTCGGAAGCAAGCGTGTTACTGTCAGGGGAAAGTGGAACCGGAAAAGAGCTGGCGGCACAGGCCATTCATCGTTTCAGTGACCGCTCAGAAGGGCCATTCGTTGCGGTCAATATTGCATCCCTGAGTGAAGGCCTGGCGGAGAGCGAACTGTTTGGCCATGCGCAAGGGGCATTCACGAGTGCGGATTCAGCGCGGGTCGGTTTTCTGGAGCAGGCAGATCAGGGGACGTTGTTCCTGGATGAAGTCGCCGACATCCCACTGGCGATTCAGATTAAACTGTTGCGTGCACTGGAAGAGGGAGAGGTCTTACCCGTCGGTTCGAATCAGCGTGTGAAGACAAGTTTTCGAGTGATTGCTGCCACGCATCGTAATCTGGAGTCATTGATCAAACAGGGGAAGTTCCGGCACGATCTCTATTTTCGTCTGTGCACATTTCAGATTGATATTCCACCGCTGCGAAAGCGTGTGACCGACATTCGCGTGCTGGCGGAATTTTTTCTGGAGCGGTTTGTCGATCGACAGACGGGCATGCAGCATCGTCTGACTGCAGAAACCGTTGCGGAGCTGGAGCGGCGTCCCTGGTATGGTAACGTGCGCGAGCTGCGGAACGCGATTGAGCATGCTGCCTTGCGGGCACGCGGGGGGACGATACTTCCGGAAGATCTGCCGGCTGCTGTGTCACAGTCGTTTCTGGGAATGGGTGAGGCTCCCGCCGGATCGGAAGCGGAGATCAGTATGCTGTTGAAGCAGTGGGCAGAAGCACAACTGACGGACCCGGAGCAGGCGGCAAATGTTTATGAACAGCTGCTGGCACTGATTGAGCCTCCCGTGATGGAAGTGGCTTTGGAAAAATTTCATGGACAATGTGCCCCCGCGGCGCGGTGTCTGGGCTTGCATCGGACCACCTTGAGTAAGAAACTGAAACAATACGGAATTGAAAACAGCTGA